DNA sequence from the Streptomyces sp. NBC_01497 genome:
CCTACGTACCGATTCCGCTCGGTGACGGTGACCGGGTGCACGTGGGCGCCTGGACGACCATCCGGATCGTCCAGGACTGAGCCCTGCGGACGGGGTCCCGGCCGGGACGCCCGGCGCGCTCCCGTCCGGTACGCGCTGCCTCCGTTGCGCTCCCGTCCGGCGCTCAGGTCGGCGGGAGCGGCCAGACGTCACGCCCGTGCGGATCGTCCAGCCAGGCCCACTGGCCGGCGTCGGTGACCGTGACGCCGTAGCGCTCCCGCCCGGGGCGGTGCGCGTGGCGCCACAGGCCGTACGCCTCCTGCGGGTCGAGGCTCTGCGCGCTCAGCGCCAGCAGGAAGCGGAAGCTGTCGTTCGCCAGCACGTGCCGGGGCAGTTCCGCCGCCCGCTCGGCGAGGTCCTCGCCGAGGACGGGCGCGCCGCGCAGCGCCACGAAGAACGCCGAAGTGGGAAGGAACGTGCCCTGCGCCAGCCGCCCCCCGGCGGTGTCCGTCACCCGCAGGGAGATCAGCCCGGTGGCGAGCGGCGCGACGATGCGCCCGTCGGGCGCCGACTGCTCGACCCAGGCGCGCGGCACCGACGGCAGCGCGCAGGTCGCGATGATCCGGTCGAACGGCGCGCGCTCCGGGACGCCGCGGGCGCCGTCGCCCGTGAAGACGGCGGGCCGCCGGCCGGCCGCCCTGAGGTGGACCCGGGCCGACTCGGTGATCTCCGGATCCAGGTCGACGGTCGTCACGAGGTCGTCGCCGAGCCGGTGCGCGAGCAGCGCCGCGTTGTAGCCGGTGCCCGCGCCGATCTCCAGCACGCGGTGGCCGTCACGCACGTCCAGTTCGGCGAGCATCCCCGCCATCAGCGAGGGCTGGCTGC
Encoded proteins:
- a CDS encoding methyltransferase domain-containing protein, which codes for MVRDMAAMGALPDPAWRAAFEAVPRHLFVPYYYVEGSGGSRRLWSGDPDQENRWRWLSGAYADTALGTRMRDGRLISSSSQPSLMAGMLAELDVRDGHRVLEIGAGTGYNAALLAHRLGDDLVTTVDLDPEITESARVHLRAAGRRPAVFTGDGARGVPERAPFDRIIATCALPSVPRAWVEQSAPDGRIVAPLATGLISLRVTDTAGGRLAQGTFLPTSAFFVALRGAPVLGEDLAERAAELPRHVLANDSFRFLLALSAQSLDPQEAYGLWRHAHRPGRERYGVTVTDAGQWAWLDDPHGRDVWPLPPT